Proteins from one Salinispora arenicola genomic window:
- a CDS encoding metallophosphoesterase family protein encodes MTDDHPAGFPGRHGPDGGGPGEAVPGSGPAPTSSPDGPHASEAAGGQPACRPRSTDPAELGFTPRKPVPWLAPFLLVSTGIRTLLALLFGAYLDKRELQTAFDAKTSRQVGPDGGLWLDYVADLGDGFDATYSVAYLLAQRELMVEGHRLPRAQVLVMGGDQVYPSAAFDTYEDRCKGPYQAALPVTPPEQPTLFAIPGNHDWYDGLTAFLRLFVRSRDRHFGGWNTEQSRSYFAVKLPADWWLFGLDDQSGSYLDDPQLTYFDDVAERLGPQSRVILAVPMPTWVKATKHPTAYDSIDYFIRTIVAPTGAQVRLLISGDLHHYARYAGPDRQLITCGGGGAYLYPTHLLPERIQVPPKETLARRASATQVYELAGRYPDAARSRRYAWGAFLRLPLRNPGFTTLLGALYALLVLAMVGVYTNRDDAQLRLFSVPLAAMLLVTLLGAFFFAKPPGSAGKRRLRHWLLGVGHGLAHVALAAGGTWVWLALPFHDWPWPLSVVAAVVFFGSVGGLAASQLVAAYLLVAGAFGVNVNELFAGQGIEDAKGFLRMHIAPEGTLTIYPIGLDRVGRHWQVNPDLSAESSWLVPGIPLEPRLAEPPVVLC; translated from the coding sequence ATGACGGACGACCATCCCGCCGGATTCCCAGGCCGGCACGGGCCGGACGGCGGGGGTCCGGGCGAGGCGGTGCCCGGCTCCGGCCCGGCGCCCACGTCATCGCCGGACGGCCCGCATGCCAGTGAGGCGGCCGGCGGCCAGCCGGCGTGCCGGCCCCGCAGCACCGACCCGGCCGAGTTGGGCTTCACCCCACGCAAACCGGTCCCGTGGCTGGCGCCGTTCCTGCTGGTCAGCACCGGCATCCGTACGCTTCTCGCGCTGCTCTTCGGCGCCTACCTGGACAAACGAGAGCTACAGACCGCCTTCGACGCGAAGACCAGCCGGCAGGTTGGGCCGGACGGTGGTCTCTGGCTGGACTACGTCGCCGACCTTGGTGACGGCTTCGACGCCACCTACTCGGTCGCGTACCTGCTGGCCCAGCGGGAGCTGATGGTGGAAGGACACCGGCTGCCCCGGGCGCAGGTGCTGGTGATGGGCGGCGACCAGGTCTATCCGTCGGCGGCCTTCGACACATACGAGGACAGGTGCAAGGGCCCCTATCAGGCAGCGCTGCCAGTCACTCCACCCGAGCAGCCGACGTTGTTCGCGATCCCCGGCAACCACGACTGGTACGACGGTCTCACCGCCTTCCTGCGGCTCTTCGTCCGGTCCCGGGACCGGCACTTCGGTGGCTGGAACACCGAGCAGTCCCGGTCGTACTTCGCGGTGAAGCTGCCGGCGGACTGGTGGCTGTTCGGCCTGGACGACCAGTCGGGTTCGTACCTGGACGACCCACAGCTCACCTACTTCGACGACGTGGCCGAGCGGCTGGGGCCACAGAGTCGGGTGATCCTGGCGGTGCCGATGCCGACCTGGGTCAAGGCCACCAAACACCCGACGGCGTACGACTCGATCGACTACTTCATCCGTACCATCGTCGCGCCGACAGGGGCGCAGGTGCGGCTCCTCATCTCCGGTGACCTGCACCACTATGCCCGGTACGCGGGGCCGGACCGTCAGCTGATCACCTGTGGTGGCGGCGGTGCGTACCTCTACCCGACGCACCTGTTGCCGGAGCGGATCCAGGTCCCACCGAAGGAGACGCTGGCCCGACGGGCGAGTGCCACGCAGGTGTACGAGTTGGCGGGGCGATACCCCGACGCGGCGCGGTCCCGGCGGTACGCCTGGGGCGCCTTTCTGCGGCTGCCGTTACGTAACCCGGGTTTCACCACGCTGCTCGGTGCCCTGTACGCGCTGCTGGTCCTGGCGATGGTCGGGGTCTACACGAACCGCGATGACGCCCAGCTGCGACTGTTCAGCGTTCCGTTGGCGGCGATGCTGCTGGTGACCCTGCTCGGGGCGTTCTTCTTCGCCAAGCCGCCCGGTTCCGCGGGCAAGCGACGCCTTCGGCACTGGCTCCTCGGCGTGGGGCACGGTCTGGCGCACGTGGCGTTGGCGGCAGGCGGCACGTGGGTGTGGCTGGCGCTGCCGTTCCACGACTGGCCATGGCCGCTGTCGGTGGTCGCCGCGGTCGTGTTCTTCGGGTCGGTGGGCGGCCTGGCAGCAAGCCAGCTGGTGGCGGCGTACCTGCTGGTGGCCGGCGCGTTCGGGGTCAACGTCAACGAACTCTTCGCCGGTCAGGGCATTGAGGACGCGAAGGGTTTCCTGCGTATGCACATTGCCCCGGAGGGGACGCTGACGATCTACCCGATCGGGCTCGACCGAGTGGGTCGCCACTGGCAGGTCAACCCCGACCTCTCCGCCGAGTCGTCGTGGCTGGTCCCGGGCATCCCGCTGGAGCCTCGCCTGGCCGAGCCC
- a CDS encoding tyrosine-type recombinase/integrase: MARPPLPVGTAGKIRTEKLGPHRHVARARFRDYDGKTRDIEATGTTGPAAIRALKEKLRDRVAPNDDEITRETYVSTLAHLWLDEIIAAESVSPQTISRYEISIRVSIVPALGNLRIREAGAGRLDNFLREVAKDRPAAAKGAKVVLGQMFALAVRRGALTSNPVRDTARLRNPRRRKVRALDGEQLDGVRAAIRKWQEPTSGKSGPRPTGDLGDIVDLMLATGARIGEILAVRWQDVDLAAERPTLTISGTIVYLKGKGFFRQEWTKSDAGYRTVVLPRFAVGMLLARKVTAVDNPHDAIFASRRGTWLSPQNVRRQWRQARADTGLEWVTPHTFRKTVATLIDNEASTKDAASQLGHATEQVTKKHYIQKPAVAPDSSDILEQLGAGRTATANKRRDHARRPAA; encoded by the coding sequence ATGGCCCGACCCCCACTCCCCGTCGGCACCGCGGGCAAGATCCGCACCGAGAAACTCGGCCCCCACCGGCACGTTGCCCGAGCCCGATTCCGTGACTACGACGGCAAAACCCGCGACATCGAGGCGACCGGCACCACCGGCCCGGCCGCCATCCGCGCCTTGAAGGAGAAGCTCCGCGACCGCGTCGCCCCCAACGACGACGAGATCACCAGGGAGACCTACGTCAGCACGCTCGCCCATCTGTGGCTCGATGAGATCATCGCGGCGGAAAGCGTCTCGCCGCAGACAATCAGCAGATACGAGATCAGCATTCGCGTCTCGATCGTGCCCGCCCTGGGTAACCTGCGCATCCGGGAGGCCGGTGCCGGCCGCCTCGACAATTTCCTCCGTGAAGTCGCCAAGGACCGTCCGGCAGCGGCCAAAGGCGCCAAGGTTGTCCTCGGGCAGATGTTTGCCCTGGCGGTACGCCGAGGCGCGCTGACAAGCAACCCCGTCCGCGACACCGCTCGACTACGCAACCCGCGCCGCCGCAAGGTTCGCGCACTCGATGGGGAGCAACTGGACGGCGTCCGCGCGGCCATCCGAAAGTGGCAGGAGCCCACCTCCGGCAAGTCGGGGCCTCGTCCCACCGGCGACCTGGGCGACATCGTCGACCTCATGCTCGCCACCGGCGCCCGCATCGGCGAGATCCTGGCAGTTCGGTGGCAAGACGTGGACCTCGCCGCCGAACGCCCGACCCTGACCATCTCGGGCACCATCGTCTACCTGAAGGGCAAGGGCTTCTTCCGGCAGGAGTGGACGAAGAGCGACGCCGGATACCGCACCGTTGTCCTGCCCCGGTTCGCGGTCGGGATGCTGCTGGCCCGCAAGGTCACGGCGGTCGACAACCCGCACGATGCCATCTTCGCCTCCCGGCGTGGCACCTGGCTGTCCCCGCAGAACGTTCGCCGGCAGTGGCGGCAAGCCCGCGCCGACACCGGCCTCGAGTGGGTCACCCCGCACACCTTCCGCAAGACCGTCGCCACGCTCATCGACAATGAGGCCAGCACCAAGGACGCCGCTAGCCAACTCGGACACGCCACCGAGCAGGTCACCAAGAAGCACTACATCCAGAAACCCGCCGTCGCCCCGGACAGCTCCGACATCCTCGAACAGCTTGGTGCCGGCCGGACGGCTACCGCCAACAAGCGCCGCGATCATGCGCGGCGCCCGGCCGCGTAG
- a CDS encoding helix-turn-helix transcriptional regulator: MNASTAAEWRPDPLLTIDDVATWLGKPKNTLYAWHSRGKGPRAIRVGNTLRYRRSEVDRWLDAHTDPEH, encoded by the coding sequence ATGAACGCCTCGACCGCCGCCGAGTGGCGACCCGACCCCCTCCTGACCATCGATGACGTCGCGACCTGGCTGGGCAAGCCGAAGAACACCCTCTACGCCTGGCACAGCCGAGGCAAGGGACCACGCGCCATCCGCGTCGGCAACACCCTGCGCTACCGACGCAGCGAGGTCGACCGCTGGCTCGACGCCCACACCGACCCGGAGCACTGA
- a CDS encoding TRM11 family SAM-dependent methyltransferase gives MSEFRSPAALLTAGYPGSVWLTGQQPSRELRKGRYAAESITHPGKMLPTIARYAINTYTDPGDLVLDPMAGIGTTVVEAMHLGRTGVGIEYEDRWAALAAVNIALAAKQGATGTGQVYTGDSRQLPSLLPPQVHGKVALVVTSPPYGPSTHGHVRTPGPQRGKVQKVHHLYGSSDNLAYRDHEELAEGFAKILAGCQAVLRPGGHVVVTARPYRRHGELIDIPGMVVAAGQAAGLELVEECVALMAGVRNGVLVPRASFFQIKNVSAAIDSGDPQWLVQHEDVVVLRLGQGPNTRYDSARSGSAPAIAHTGHGLDPSTPARVDRHARPAHAANAHPSGGSAIDPRPDPGRDVERTADPCPPYPHPTPGNAQPDTIPTDHDVPRPQAGSFDTAGRR, from the coding sequence ATGTCTGAGTTCCGCTCGCCCGCCGCCCTGCTCACCGCCGGCTACCCCGGCTCGGTGTGGCTGACCGGCCAACAGCCCTCCCGGGAACTGCGCAAGGGCCGCTACGCCGCCGAATCGATCACGCACCCGGGCAAAATGCTGCCCACCATCGCCCGATACGCCATCAACACCTACACCGACCCCGGCGACCTGGTGCTCGACCCGATGGCCGGCATTGGCACCACGGTGGTCGAGGCCATGCACCTCGGCCGTACCGGCGTCGGAATCGAGTACGAGGACCGCTGGGCCGCCCTGGCGGCCGTCAACATCGCCCTCGCCGCCAAGCAGGGCGCCACCGGGACCGGCCAGGTCTACACCGGAGACTCCCGCCAACTCCCCTCGCTGCTACCGCCGCAGGTGCACGGCAAGGTGGCCCTCGTCGTCACCTCGCCGCCGTACGGGCCGTCCACCCACGGCCACGTCCGCACCCCCGGCCCCCAGCGCGGCAAGGTGCAGAAGGTCCACCACCTCTACGGCAGTAGCGACAACCTCGCCTACCGCGACCACGAGGAACTGGCCGAGGGCTTCGCGAAGATCCTCGCCGGCTGCCAGGCCGTCCTGCGCCCCGGCGGACACGTCGTGGTCACCGCCCGGCCGTACCGGCGCCACGGCGAACTCATCGACATCCCCGGCATGGTCGTCGCCGCCGGACAGGCCGCCGGACTCGAACTGGTCGAGGAATGCGTGGCACTGATGGCCGGCGTCCGCAACGGCGTACTCGTCCCCCGCGCGTCGTTCTTCCAGATCAAAAACGTCAGCGCCGCCATCGACAGCGGCGACCCGCAATGGCTCGTGCAGCACGAGGACGTGGTTGTCCTGCGGCTCGGCCAAGGGCCGAACACCCGGTACGACTCCGCACGGAGCGGGTCTGCCCCGGCCATCGCGCACACAGGCCACGGGCTTGATCCCTCCACCCCGGCCCGGGTGGATCGACACGCACGCCCGGCGCACGCCGCGAACGCGCATCCCAGCGGCGGTAGCGCCATCGATCCCCGGCCCGACCCGGGCCGGGACGTGGAAAGGACAGCCGATCCGTGCCCGCCCTACCCGCACCCCACGCCGGGGAACGCACAGCCCGACACCATACCCACCGACCACGACGTGCCGCGTCCGCAGGCCGGTTCGTTCGACACGGCAGGCCGGCGATGA
- a CDS encoding pilin yields the protein MNHRPLHRPTPSPPRPVADRRGRRLIRTVRLLALAVAVTVAALVGIAGTPDGALAAESIQAVVNNIRNWLVGILVAVATLFLTVGGLRYVAANGDPGEVEKAKLTLKSAAIGYGLALLAPLFVTIVGKWVA from the coding sequence ATGAACCACCGCCCTCTGCACCGCCCCACGCCGAGTCCGCCCCGCCCGGTCGCCGACCGGCGCGGCCGGCGGCTGATCCGCACCGTGCGCCTGCTCGCCCTGGCTGTCGCGGTCACTGTCGCCGCCCTCGTCGGTATCGCCGGCACCCCGGACGGCGCCCTCGCGGCCGAGTCCATCCAGGCCGTGGTCAACAACATCCGCAACTGGCTGGTAGGCATTCTCGTCGCCGTCGCCACCCTGTTCCTGACCGTCGGTGGGCTGCGCTACGTCGCCGCCAACGGCGACCCCGGCGAGGTCGAGAAGGCCAAGCTGACGCTGAAGTCCGCCGCCATCGGCTACGGCCTGGCGCTGCTCGCCCCGCTGTTCGTCACCATCGTCGGCAAGTGGGTGGCGTGA
- a CDS encoding conjugal transfer protein TrbL family protein, with the protein MFDIPGQIRKAITEFIADAATKAVNPVLEAFALSWLSTPDLTGNDKVRAMWQTSLITVNAVFVLFVVVAGFIVASHQTLQTSHGLKQLLPRLVVGAVAANTSLIVCGKAIEFTNALTVSITGQGVDAKTTTEAFRQIITNVLQGTNVLMSLLVIAVIVMILLVVLTFVLRVAMLVLLLGIAPLALACHATPYTEGIAFAWWRAFGVCLGLQIGQAVIVLGTVKIFLTPAGPTALGIPASGSGLIGILVCLTMLWALVKMPGWSKQFILGPLGGGRGLISQLVQAYVMVKTLGAAAGALGGGSRAATTANAARQDTRSAATGRTARAVPGPRGGRGTPRPAPSRPSPAGPVAFSNAPTPQTPLSAPAGTAGTPTFSHPPQPGTPTPTPTGPAPAASFSQPNAPQPATPRRGGRPAPAAFSGTAPSPASPTPAGPAPATTFSNPPARQSALRRPPAPVTPVFSSAPKGTSAGRPTAARRPTAATRPTAPGRSNGGGRPPATTTPAPPPTARPSPRQAPAASPSPAARPAPAAQPPPSPPRPAGSAAPVFRPAPSPPPSPPSPPPQRPSPPPARRRPPKGR; encoded by the coding sequence ATGTTCGACATCCCGGGCCAGATCCGCAAGGCGATCACCGAGTTCATCGCCGACGCCGCCACCAAGGCCGTCAACCCGGTGTTGGAAGCCTTCGCCCTGTCCTGGCTGTCCACCCCGGACCTGACCGGCAACGACAAGGTCCGGGCGATGTGGCAGACCAGCCTGATCACGGTCAACGCCGTCTTCGTGCTGTTCGTCGTCGTGGCCGGGTTCATCGTCGCCTCGCACCAGACGTTGCAGACCAGCCACGGCCTCAAGCAACTCCTGCCGCGCCTGGTCGTCGGCGCGGTCGCGGCGAACACCAGCCTCATCGTGTGCGGCAAGGCGATCGAATTCACCAACGCCCTCACCGTCTCCATCACTGGCCAGGGGGTGGACGCCAAGACCACCACCGAGGCGTTCCGGCAGATCATCACCAACGTCCTGCAGGGCACCAACGTCCTGATGTCGCTGCTGGTCATCGCCGTGATCGTGATGATCCTGTTGGTCGTGCTGACCTTCGTGCTGCGGGTGGCGATGCTCGTCCTGCTCCTCGGCATCGCCCCCCTCGCCCTGGCGTGTCACGCCACCCCCTACACCGAAGGCATCGCCTTCGCGTGGTGGCGCGCCTTCGGCGTGTGCCTGGGGCTGCAGATCGGTCAGGCGGTGATCGTCCTCGGCACGGTGAAGATCTTCCTCACCCCCGCCGGGCCGACCGCGCTCGGCATCCCCGCCAGCGGAAGCGGCCTGATCGGGATTCTGGTCTGCCTGACGATGCTGTGGGCGCTGGTGAAGATGCCCGGCTGGAGCAAGCAGTTCATCCTCGGCCCGCTCGGCGGGGGCCGCGGCCTGATCTCCCAGCTCGTCCAGGCGTACGTGATGGTCAAGACCCTCGGCGCCGCCGCCGGAGCCCTCGGCGGAGGAAGCCGCGCCGCCACCACCGCTAACGCTGCCCGGCAGGACACCCGCAGCGCGGCCACGGGGAGGACCGCTCGTGCCGTCCCCGGCCCCCGGGGCGGCCGGGGTACCCCGCGACCGGCGCCGTCCCGGCCGTCCCCGGCCGGACCGGTGGCGTTCAGTAACGCCCCGACCCCCCAGACGCCACTATCCGCACCGGCGGGCACCGCCGGGACACCCACGTTCAGCCACCCGCCGCAACCGGGCACCCCGACGCCGACCCCGACCGGCCCGGCCCCGGCCGCATCGTTTTCCCAGCCCAACGCTCCACAGCCGGCCACACCTCGACGGGGCGGGCGCCCGGCACCGGCGGCGTTCAGCGGCACGGCGCCCTCGCCGGCGAGCCCGACCCCGGCGGGGCCGGCACCTGCGACGACGTTCTCCAACCCGCCGGCCCGGCAGAGCGCGCTACGCCGGCCGCCGGCTCCCGTCACGCCGGTGTTCTCCTCCGCGCCGAAGGGCACCTCGGCGGGGCGGCCGACGGCGGCCCGGCGGCCCACCGCCGCCACCCGTCCGACCGCACCCGGCCGCTCCAACGGAGGTGGCCGACCGCCGGCCACCACCACCCCGGCACCGCCTCCCACGGCGCGGCCGTCCCCGCGTCAAGCACCGGCGGCGAGCCCGTCCCCAGCCGCGCGGCCGGCACCGGCAGCTCAGCCGCCGCCGTCCCCACCGCGACCGGCGGGCAGCGCCGCTCCGGTGTTCCGACCGGCGCCGTCCCCGCCTCCGTCCCCACCGTCCCCGCCGCCGCAGCGGCCGTCCCCGCCGCCCGCGCGGCGCCGTCCCCCGAAAGGCAGATAA
- a CDS encoding PrgI family mobile element protein yields MGRRDDEAPLRARVPADVERADRIAFGLTGRQLVILTVTGLVLYAAWTALATVVPPLVFIACALPIVGAAFFVAVGRRDGLGLDVWLLAAFRHQRAPGRLVPSEDPITPAPAWISTTRGPGDRFPLPAPLRLPAKGITPEGLVDLGLDGTTGLVAASTVAFGLRTPGEQNGLVAGFARWLHSLDGPAQILVRAQRVDLTHVADRILAQAPGLPDPALEQAARSHAEFLDDLASRRELLHRHVTVAVRSKRSPGHTAHQAAETVRALSGCEVAARVLDPVDAAATLAGALNPAAPSPSSPPPGRPVPDTHGDVEL; encoded by the coding sequence ATGGGTCGCCGTGACGATGAGGCGCCGCTGCGCGCCCGAGTGCCCGCCGACGTGGAAAGGGCTGATCGGATCGCGTTCGGCCTGACCGGCCGGCAGCTCGTCATCCTGACCGTCACCGGTCTCGTGCTGTACGCGGCGTGGACGGCTCTGGCGACGGTGGTGCCGCCGCTGGTGTTCATCGCCTGCGCACTGCCGATCGTCGGCGCGGCGTTCTTCGTGGCGGTCGGCCGCCGTGACGGCCTCGGCCTCGACGTGTGGCTCCTCGCCGCGTTCCGCCACCAGCGTGCCCCAGGCCGGCTGGTGCCGTCCGAGGATCCGATCACCCCGGCCCCCGCGTGGATCAGCACCACGCGGGGGCCGGGGGACCGGTTCCCGCTGCCCGCCCCGCTGCGCCTGCCCGCCAAGGGCATCACTCCCGAGGGTTTGGTGGACCTCGGCCTGGACGGCACCACCGGCCTGGTCGCCGCCTCGACGGTGGCTTTCGGGCTGCGCACTCCGGGCGAGCAGAACGGCCTCGTGGCCGGGTTCGCCCGCTGGCTGCACAGTCTCGATGGGCCGGCGCAGATCCTTGTCCGGGCGCAGCGGGTCGACCTGACCCACGTCGCCGACCGCATCCTCGCGCAGGCGCCGGGCCTGCCGGACCCCGCCCTAGAGCAGGCGGCCCGCTCGCACGCCGAGTTCCTCGACGACCTGGCCAGCCGCCGGGAGTTGCTGCACCGGCACGTCACCGTCGCCGTGCGCAGCAAGCGCAGCCCCGGCCACACGGCCCATCAGGCAGCCGAGACCGTGCGGGCGCTGTCCGGCTGCGAAGTCGCCGCCAGGGTCCTCGACCCGGTCGACGCCGCCGCCACCCTCGCTGGCGCGCTCAACCCCGCCGCGCCGTCCCCGTCGTCCCCGCCGCCGGGACGACCCGTCCCCGACACCCATGGAGATGTGGAGCTGTGA
- a CDS encoding VirB4 family type IV secretion system protein — protein MNLLSRQRKNAVPEAGTVVPGSPDAVEVAGRSIRVGDGYTAALAVTGYPAEVGPGWLEPLLAYPGRVDVSLHIEPVPPVVASQRLRKQRGRFEASRRQDAAKGRLDDPELDAAAADAAELASRVARGEARLFRLGLYLTVHADTEAELADRVTEVRALASSLLLDVAPATWRQLQGWITGLPLAFDALGMKRVFDTDALAAAFPFTSPDLPTTAGDTGMGVLYGLNLHSPGVVVWDRWAQPNYNSVILARSGEGKSYLAKLDLLRNLYLGVEARVIDPEDEYVRLAEAVGGTVIRPGTPGVRINPLDLSAGDGDALVRRALFMQTFVAVLTGGGTGTGTIGPEEAAVLDVAVLAAYRAKGITTDPRTWRRPAPLLADVAEALTDSGDAGRTLAARLHPYVAGSFKGLVDGPTTTSPDGHLVVYAIKDLPDELKPVGTLLILDAIWKTVSTAIRTGASTRRLVQVDEAWLMLRQGLGAQFLFRLSKSARKYGAGLSVITQDAADVLATEVGRAVVSNAATQVLLRQAPQAIDAVTAAFGLTDGERAFLLSSSRGDALLASGSSRVAFHSLASDVEHDLVVTGPESATARR, from the coding sequence GTGAACCTGCTGTCGCGCCAGCGCAAGAACGCCGTCCCCGAGGCGGGGACGGTCGTCCCCGGCAGCCCGGACGCCGTCGAGGTCGCCGGCCGGTCGATCCGGGTCGGGGACGGCTACACCGCCGCCCTCGCGGTCACCGGCTACCCGGCCGAGGTCGGCCCCGGCTGGCTGGAGCCGCTGCTGGCCTACCCGGGACGGGTGGATGTGTCGCTGCACATCGAACCCGTCCCGCCGGTGGTCGCCTCGCAGCGGCTGCGTAAGCAGCGCGGCCGGTTTGAGGCGTCCCGTCGCCAGGACGCCGCCAAGGGGCGCCTGGATGACCCGGAGCTGGACGCCGCGGCGGCGGATGCCGCCGAGCTGGCCTCCCGCGTCGCCCGGGGCGAGGCGCGGCTGTTCCGCCTCGGTCTGTACCTGACGGTGCACGCCGACACCGAGGCCGAGTTGGCCGACCGGGTGACCGAGGTCCGGGCCTTGGCGTCGTCGCTGTTGCTCGATGTCGCCCCGGCTACCTGGCGGCAGTTGCAGGGCTGGATCACCGGCCTGCCCCTGGCCTTCGACGCGCTGGGGATGAAGCGGGTGTTCGACACCGACGCCCTCGCCGCCGCGTTCCCCTTCACCTCACCGGATCTACCCACCACGGCCGGGGACACCGGGATGGGTGTGCTCTACGGGCTGAACCTGCACTCCCCGGGTGTGGTGGTGTGGGACCGGTGGGCGCAACCCAACTACAACAGCGTGATCCTCGCCCGCTCCGGTGAAGGCAAGTCCTATCTGGCCAAGCTCGACCTACTACGCAACCTGTACCTCGGCGTCGAGGCCAGGGTTATCGACCCCGAAGACGAGTATGTCCGCCTAGCGGAGGCAGTCGGCGGGACCGTCATCCGACCCGGCACCCCAGGGGTGCGGATCAACCCCCTAGACCTGTCGGCCGGGGACGGGGACGCCCTGGTGCGGCGGGCGCTGTTCATGCAGACCTTCGTCGCCGTGCTCACCGGCGGCGGGACCGGCACTGGCACCATCGGGCCGGAGGAGGCCGCCGTCCTCGACGTCGCCGTCCTCGCCGCCTACCGGGCCAAGGGCATCACTACCGACCCGCGTACGTGGCGGCGTCCCGCGCCGCTGTTGGCCGACGTCGCTGAGGCGCTCACCGACTCCGGGGACGCGGGCCGGACCTTGGCCGCGCGGCTGCACCCGTACGTGGCCGGCTCGTTCAAGGGCCTGGTCGACGGACCCACCACCACCAGCCCGGACGGGCACCTCGTCGTCTACGCGATCAAGGACCTGCCCGACGAGCTGAAGCCGGTCGGGACCCTGCTCATCCTCGACGCGATCTGGAAGACGGTGAGCACCGCCATCCGCACCGGAGCCAGCACCCGGCGGTTGGTGCAGGTGGACGAGGCGTGGCTGATGCTGCGACAGGGCCTCGGCGCGCAGTTCCTGTTCCGCCTGTCCAAGTCCGCCCGCAAGTACGGCGCCGGCCTGTCCGTCATCACGCAGGACGCCGCCGACGTGCTCGCTACCGAGGTCGGCCGGGCGGTCGTGTCGAACGCGGCCACGCAGGTGCTGCTGCGGCAGGCGCCGCAGGCCATCGACGCCGTCACCGCCGCGTTCGGGCTCACCGACGGCGAGCGGGCGTTCCTGCTGTCCAGCTCACGCGGAGACGCACTCCTCGCAAGTGGATCTTCACGGGTGGCGTTCCACTCCCTCGCCTCCGACGTGGAGCACGACCTGGTCGTGACCGGTCCGGAGTCCGCTACCGCGCGCCGGTAG